In the Pirellulales bacterium genome, one interval contains:
- a CDS encoding class I SAM-dependent methyltransferase: MPQNLAEIVYPECRFGGFTRVDGTVAYYSRVHALLRPGDVVLDLGCGRGAQANDPSSFRRQLRDLRGNGRTVIGIDIDRNAQTNPLIDEFRLIEDVEHWPIDDASIDLIHSDNVLEHVQEPDHFFTEAHRVLKRGGHLTLRTPNAWGYASLLARLVPNRWHAKVVHRVQHSSSAQDVFPTVYRCNSPRKLRRALARHGFNSVVYAIESEPSYLDFSQLAFRVAAAMHTVLPPIFRSKLVAFACKTAEA, translated from the coding sequence ATGCCACAGAATCTCGCAGAGATCGTTTACCCGGAATGCAGATTTGGCGGATTTACGCGAGTCGATGGAACGGTCGCATATTATTCGCGAGTTCACGCACTGCTGCGTCCTGGCGACGTCGTCCTTGATTTAGGCTGCGGGCGAGGAGCGCAAGCCAACGATCCAAGCAGCTTTCGGCGGCAACTCCGTGATTTGCGTGGAAACGGACGCACAGTGATCGGCATCGACATCGACCGCAATGCGCAGACCAATCCCCTAATCGACGAATTCCGCTTGATCGAAGACGTCGAGCACTGGCCGATCGACGATGCGTCCATCGACTTGATTCACTCGGACAACGTACTCGAACACGTTCAAGAGCCGGATCACTTTTTCACCGAGGCGCATCGAGTGCTCAAACGCGGCGGACATCTGACGCTGCGAACGCCAAATGCTTGGGGTTATGCCTCTCTGCTTGCGCGGCTCGTTCCCAATCGTTGGCATGCTAAGGTGGTGCATCGCGTGCAACATTCGTCCAGCGCGCAAGATGTTTTTCCCACCGTGTATCGTTGCAACTCACCTCGCAAGTTGCGCCGCGCCTTGGCACGGCATGGTTTTAACTCCGTGGTATACGCGATCGAATCGGAGCCGAGTTACTTGGACTTTTCCCAATTGGCATTTCGCGTTGCCGCAGCAATGCACACGGTACTACCTCCAATCTTTCGCAGCAAGCTGGTGGCCTTCGCCTGCAAGACGGCGGAGGCTTAA
- the bshB1 gene encoding bacillithiol biosynthesis deacetylase BshB1, giving the protein MLDLLIIAPHPDDAELGMAGSILRFISEGLRVGVLDLTSGEPTPFGSPELRRQEMVAATKILGLHWRENLDLPNRSLEHTLDARRKLAEVFRRVRPKWLFAPYWVDAHPDHIAATSMIEAARFWSKLTKSDMSGEPFHPERVFYYSCVHLRVVDPPTFVVDISEYWDRKRAALECYASQFIAGRPTDPPTFIDRLRDQAAYWGWSIGTRYAEPFWSREPIGVRSLRDFV; this is encoded by the coding sequence ATGCTCGACCTGCTCATCATTGCCCCGCACCCCGACGACGCCGAACTCGGCATGGCCGGTTCGATCCTGCGCTTTATCAGCGAAGGGCTGCGCGTCGGCGTACTGGACTTGACCAGTGGCGAGCCGACGCCGTTTGGATCGCCCGAGTTGCGACGGCAAGAGATGGTGGCGGCGACGAAGATTCTTGGCCTACATTGGCGAGAGAATCTGGATTTGCCGAACCGCAGTTTGGAGCATACGCTCGACGCGCGGCGGAAGCTGGCGGAGGTGTTTCGGCGAGTTCGGCCGAAGTGGCTTTTCGCGCCGTATTGGGTCGATGCCCATCCCGACCACATTGCCGCGACGTCGATGATTGAAGCCGCTCGCTTCTGGTCGAAGCTCACGAAGTCCGACATGTCTGGCGAGCCATTTCATCCAGAGCGGGTGTTTTACTACTCGTGCGTTCACTTGCGAGTGGTTGATCCGCCGACGTTCGTTGTCGATATTAGCGAATATTGGGATCGCAAGCGGGCCGCGCTCGAATGCTATGCCAGCCAGTTCATCGCTGGCCGGCCGACCGATCCGCCCACCTTCATCGACCGCCTGCGAGACCAGGCAGCCTACTGGGGCTGGTCGATCGGCACTCGCTACGCCGAGCCGTTCTGGAGCCGCGAGCCGATCGGTGTGCGCAGCTTGCGAGATTTTGTTTAA